In Trichoderma breve strain T069 chromosome 4, whole genome shotgun sequence, the following proteins share a genomic window:
- a CDS encoding NUDIX domain-containing protein yields the protein MATPSSSAPNHKIIGTKDPAKSYTDRKSTRVVALKPSGEIAIIYVKEGNYYKLPGGGIEGDESPTEAALREVKEETGATVALRSTDYFAMTEEFRFQQHQVSCCYLADVVDDVGEPCLTEEELADGFVQQWMTISKALEAMSAAEPTTEFGCFVKERDIYVLTEAKRLIDSSS from the coding sequence ATGGCAACTCCAAGCAGCAGTGCCCCAAACCACAAAATCATCGGCACCAAAGACCCAGCCAAATCCTACACCGACCGCAAATCCACTCGCGTCGTAGCCCTCAAACCCTCGGGCGAAATCGCAATAATTTACGTCAAAGAGGGAAACTACTACAAACTCcccggcggcggcatcgagGGAGACGAGAGTCCCACAGAAGCCGCTCTGCGCGAGGTCAAGGAAGAAACCGGCGCGACAGTCGCTCTCCGCAGCACCGACTACTTTGCCATGACTGAAGAGTTTCgcttccagcagcatcaggTTTCTTGCTGCTATTTGGCCGacgttgtcgatgatgtgGGAGAGCCGTGTTTGACGGAAGAGGAGCTTGCTGATGGGTTTGTTCAGCAGTGGATGACGATCAGCAAGGCCTTGGAGGCCATGTCTGCGGCTGAACCAACGACAGAATTTGGCTGTTTTGTGAAAGAGCGAGATATCTATGTTTTGACTGAGGCTAAGAGACTTATTGACTCGTCGAGTTAA
- a CDS encoding glycosyl hydrolase family 47 domain-containing protein, whose amino-acid sequence MGIINGLSLPRRVGRLVLFSGFLLAALAVYYLTSSSIPQPVFVPSSFNWSTVQQHHGIKDIKPLPTGKPAALPQVQAEAGAFGHSAVNEKRRNAVRRAFKRSYDAYKLLAWMRDELTPVSGSAKDPFGGWAATLVDSLDTLWIMGFKDEFAEAAGAVGALDWSVTDSTAANMFETTIRHLGGLLSAYDLSGERVLLRKAVELGEMLYMGFDTPNRMPGFWLDFEKAKSGKLVAGTNDPSASPCSLSMEFTRLSQLTGDSKYYDATDRVTRFLEKIQNDTLLPGMWPTTLNFKAETAVDSSFTLGALADSLYEYLPKMHALLGGVDGVYEKLYRPAMDAAVNNLLFRPMLPDQDDILFSGEFSAGSGLQADSQHLTCFVGGMFALGGKLFDIDGHVDIGERLARGCGWAYGRFPTGIMPEIFGMLPCKTLDKCEWDEARWAKEGSKMMPKGFKHARDTRYILRPEAIESLFVLYRITGKADLQDTAWNMFEAIMKATETELANSAIEDVTVIPTKKLDSMESFWMAETLKYFYLIFSPPDVISLDEYVFNTEAHPLKRPRVGLR is encoded by the exons ATGGGGATAATCAATGGTCTAAGCTTGCCACGGAGGGTTGGGCGCTTGGTGCTCTTCAGCGGCTTCCTGTTGGCCGCATTGGCTGTCTACTACCTGACATCGTCCAGCATACCGCAGCCTGTCTTCGTACCGAGTTCTTTCAACTGGTCGACGGTGCAGCAACATCATGgcatcaaggacatcaagCCACTGCCCACGGGCAAGCCAGCAGCGCTCCCTCAAGTCCAGGCGGAAGCTGGAGCCTTTGGCCATTCTGCGGTCAACGAGAAGCGCCGCAATGCTGTGCGGAGGGCCTTTAAGCGCAGCTATGATGCCTATAAATTGCTCGCCTGGATGAGAGACGAGCTCACGCCCGTGTCTGGATCCGCGAAGGACCCGTTTGGCGGTTGGGCGGCGACGCTGGTCGATTCCTTGGATACGCTGTGGATCATGGGCTTCAAGGACGAGTTCGCCGAAGCTGCGGGTGCCGTGGGCGCGCTGGATTGGTCTGTGACGGATTCGACGGCGGCCAACATGTTTGAAACGACGATCCGCCATCTGGGAGGCTTGCTGAGCGCCTACGACCTGAGCGGCGAGCGAGTGCTGCTGCGCAAGGCGGTTGAGCTGGGCGAGATGCTGTACATGGGCTTCGACACGCCCAACAGGATGCCTGGCTTCTGGCTCGActttgaaaaggccaagtcGGGCAAGTTGGTCGCCGGCACCAACGATCCGTCGGCGTCGCCGTGCTCGCTGAGCATGGAGTTTACGAGGCTGTCGCAGCTGACGGGCGATAGCAAGTATTACGATGCGACAGACCGCGTGACTCGCtttctggagaagattcagAACGACACGCTGCTGCCGGGCATGTGGCCGACGACGCTCAACTTCAAAGCTGAGACGGCTGTCGACAGCAGCTTTACGCTCGGTGCATTGGCCGATTCGCTCTACGAGTATTTGCCCAAGATGCACGCGCTGCTTGGGGGCGTGGACGGCGTCTACGAGAAGCTGTATCGCCCGGCCATGGACGCGGCGGTGAACAATCTCCTGTTTAGACCTATGCTGCCGGATCAAGACGACATCTTGTTCAGCGGCGAGTTCAGTGCTGGCAGCGGGCTTCAGGCTGACAGCCAGCACCTTACGTGCTTCGTCGGAGGCATGTTTGCGCTTGGCGGGAAGCTCTTCGACATTGATGGTCACGTCGACATCGGAGAGCGTCTGGCTCGCGGGTGCGGTTGGGCGTACGGCCGCTTCCCCACGGGCATCATGCCCGAGATCTTCGGCATGCTGCCGTGCAAGACACTGGACAAGTGTGAATGGGACGAGGCGCGCTGGGCGAAAGAGGGAAGCAAGATGATGCCCAAGGGGTTCAAGCATGCGCGGGACACACGATACATTTTACGGCCGGAGGCGATTGAGAGCCTGTTTGTGCTGTATCGCATCACGGGCAAGGCGGACCTGCAAGACACTGCGTGGAACATGTTtgaggccatcatgaaggCGACGGAGACGGAGCTGGCGAACTCTGCGATAGAGGACGTGACTGTTATTCCGACCAAGAAGCTTGATTCCATGGAG AGTTTTTGGATGGCTGAAACACTCAAGTATTTTTACCTCATTTTTTCGCCTCCCGACGTTATCAGCTTGGATGAATATGTATTCAATACCGAAGCACACCCgctgaagaggccgagggTAGGGTTGCGATGA